The Phragmites australis chromosome 13, lpPhrAust1.1, whole genome shotgun sequence DNA window cctcggcctcctcgccgcgctGGCGCTGCACGAGGGGGACATGAGACTCCTGGTCCGAGGcggtgggggagggggaggggctgCCGCGGCCGCTGCCAACGCGGGAACGCTGCTCCGGCGCAAGGCAACCatcgcggccgccgccgcctcggcctcggcggcgTCCGGGAGTGGGAGCTCGCTGTCGCCCACCCAGTCCCCGACTTCTTCCGCGCGGGCCATCCCGGCAACCGCGAAGCCGAAGAACGCGGGCCCTGCTCCGCCGTACCACCAGTCGGCGCCCGTGAAGGTGCCCGTCCGGCCGCCCCGGAAGCCGGCGATGGGCCGGTGGGGCGAAttcgacgatgacgacgacgacttcCGGCGCGGCGACGCCGCCATGTTACCCCCGCACGAGATGGTCGCCCGCGCATCCGCTGGTGGGGCCGGGCCCGCCGCGCCCTTCTCCATGCTCGAGGGCGCCGGGCGCACGCTCAAGGGCCGAGACCTGCGCCGGGTGCGCGACGCCGTGCTTCGACAAACCGGCTTCCTAGACTGAATCAGCAAGGTGATGTGGCTCTGGCCTTTTGTTCAGCTCCGCATGCTCAGAGTCATAGATGGGTTACATTATTAGTATAATTCAAGTGGGGTTCTTGGTGTAGATCGAGAGGCAAAGCGAGATGGTCAAGTAACAGGTTGAGTTTTTGATGCAACTGCTTGCAATTTTGGTGTCCTTGGATGTGTGCGTGTGATATTAGTATATTACTGTAAGCTTCAGCAATAATAAGAACTGATGTTTTGTGTCTGGGTC harbors:
- the LOC133888225 gene encoding protein S40-7-like, which encodes MEEYRPRRSPAGERFIGMFSSPSPSSSPTEPSFVAGDELHEDDFLFSSTDVPPQLDWPRSPGRGVTQGHLGLLAALALHEGDMRLLVRGGGGGGGAAAAAANAGTLLRRKATIAAAAASASAASGSGSSLSPTQSPTSSARAIPATAKPKNAGPAPPYHQSAPVKVPVRPPRKPAMGRWGEFDDDDDDFRRGDAAMLPPHEMVARASAGGAGPAAPFSMLEGAGRTLKGRDLRRVRDAVLRQTGFLD